The Streptomyces sp. NBC_01298 genome contains the following window.
CGCCGCCAGCCAGCGGTAGTGCAGTTCGGGGCGGCCGACCTGGCCGTACCGGGGGGTGCGGTCCGCGCGGCCGGTGTCCACCAGGTGCTCCAGGTACCGGCGGGCGGTGATCCGGGAGATCCCGGCCGCCTCGGCCGCCCCGCCCGCGGTCAGCCCCTCGGGGGCCGCCCGCAGCAGGGCGGCGACCCGCTCCAGGGTGGGGCCGCCGATGCCCTTGGGCAGTTCGGCCGGCCGGGGTGAGCGCAGGGCCGCCATCGCGCGGTCCACATCGTCCTGGCCGGCCGCCTCGCCCGCCGCCGTCGCACGGAACTCGGCGTAGCGCAGGAGCCGTTCGCGCAGGGTGGGAAAGGCGAAGGGCTTCAGTACGTACTGCACCACCCCGAGCGAGACGCTCTCGCGGACCACGCCCAGGTCCCGCGCCGAGGTCACCACGATCACGTCGGCGGGGTGCCCCGCCGCCCGCAGGCCGCGCGCGAAGCGCAGCCCGTGCCCGTCGGGCAGGGTGAGGTCGAGCAGCAGCAGGTCGATCCGGGTGCGCTCCAGGACGCGGGTCGCCTCCGCGAGGGAGTGGACGACCGCGACGGCGGTGAAGCCGGGCACCCGCCCCACGTACAGCGCGTGCGCGTCGGCGGCCACCGGATCGTCCTCGACGACGAGGACCCGCACCTCGGGCGTGCTCATGCGTCCCCTTCCCCGCGCGGCTCCCTGCGCGCCGGCAGCCGTACGGTGAACCGCGCGCCTCCGTCGGGCAGTTGGTCGGCGGC
Protein-coding sequences here:
- a CDS encoding response regulator; its protein translation is MSTPEVRVLVVEDDPVAADAHALYVGRVPGFTAVAVVHSLAEATRVLERTRIDLLLLDLTLPDGHGLRFARGLRAAGHPADVIVVTSARDLGVVRESVSLGVVQYVLKPFAFPTLRERLLRYAEFRATAAGEAAGQDDVDRAMAALRSPRPAELPKGIGGPTLERVAALLRAAPEGLTAGGAAEAAGISRITARRYLEHLVDTGRADRTPRYGQVGRPELHYRWLAAAPAGAGAGSVSKV